The Glycine soja cultivar W05 chromosome 3, ASM419377v2, whole genome shotgun sequence genome window below encodes:
- the LOC114406050 gene encoding putative disease resistance protein At3g14460 — protein MAELVGGAFLSAFLNVVLDKLATDEVVDFIRGKKVDLNLLENLKSTLRVVGAVLDDAEKKQTKLSSVNQWLIELKDVLYDADDMLDEISTKAATQKKVSKVFSRFIDWKMASKLGKVVGKLDKVLEGMKGLPLQVMAGESNDPWKALPTTSLEDGYGMYGRDTDKEAIMELVKDSSDGVPVSVIAIVGMGGVGKTTLARSVFNDGNLKEMLFDLNAWVCVSDQFDIVKVTKTMIEQITQESCKLNDLNMLQLELMDKLKDKKFLIVLDDVWIEDDDNWSNLTKPLLRGTRGSKILFTTRNENVVNVVPYRIVQVYPLSKLSNEDCWLVLANHAFPLSESSGENRRALEEIGREIVKKCNGLPLAARSLGGMLRREHAIRVWNNTLESDIWKLSESQCKVIPALRISYQYLPPHLKRCFVYCSLYPKDYEFQKNDLILLWMAEDLLKLPNKGKALEIGYEYFDDLVSRSFFQRSSNRTRGNYFVMHDLVHDLALYLGGEFYFRSEELGKETKIGMKTRHLSVTKFSDPISDIEVFNKLQSLRTFLAIDFKDSPFSNENAPCIVVSKLKCLRVLSFCRFTKLDVLPDSIGILIHLRYLNLSRTSIKTLPESLCNLYNLQTLVLSECHNLTRLLTDMQNLVNLCHLHIDDTRIREMPRGMGMLSHLQHLDFFIVGKDKENGIKELGTLSNLHGSLSIKNLENVTRSNEALKARMMDKKHINHLSLGWSNGTDFQTELDVLCKLKPHPGLESLTIRRYHGTIFPDWVGNFSYHNMTCLRLFDCNNCCVLPSLGQLPSLKELYISYLNSVKTVDAGFYNNEDCPSVTPFSSLETLEIKRMCCWELWSIPESDAFPLLKSLTIEDCPKLRGDLPNHLPALETLTITYCELLVSSLPRAPTLKRLEVEGSQVVESMIKAITSIEPTCLQHLKLSHCSSAISFPGGRLPASLKALDISNLKNLELPTQHKHELLESLVLDNSCYFLRSLPLVTFPNLKRLEIRYCKHLKSLLVSGAESFKSLCSLSIYECPNFVSFCKKGLPAPNLTRIEVGHCDKLKSLPDKISSLLPKLEYLQISNCPEIESFPEGGMPPNLRTVWIGYCEKLLSGLAWPSMGMLTDLTVLGPCGGIKSFPKEGLLPPSLTSLKLYYLSNLEMLDCTGLLHLTSLQELTIKGCPLLENMVGEMLPVSLIKLTIERCPLLEKQCRRKHPQIWPKISHIHHIKVDNRWI, from the coding sequence ATGGCTGAGTTAGTTGGTGGTGCGTTTCTCTCTGCTTTCCTCAATGTTGTGCTCGACAAGCTTGCTACCGATGAGGTTGTTGACTTCATCCGTGGAAAGAAGGTTGACCTCAATTTGCTTGAGAACTTGAAGAGCACTCTGAGAGTGGTTGGAGCTGTTCTTGATGATGCTGAGAAGAAACAAACCAAACTCTCCAGTGTCAACCAGTGGCTCATTGAGCTCAAGGATGTTCTTTATGATGCCGATGACATGCTGGATGAAATTTCGACCAAAGCTGCAACTCAAAAGAAGGTAAGTAAAGTGTTTTCTCGCTTTATTGATTGGAAAATGGCCAGTAAGTTGGGAAAAGTAGTTGGCAAATTAGATAAAGTTCTAGAAGGCATGAAGGGTCTTCCTTTGCAAGTGATGGCAGGGGAGAGCAACGATCCATGGAAAGCTCTGCCAACAACATCTCTGGAAGATGGATATGGTATGTATGGTAGGGATACAGACAAGGAGGCCATAATGGAGTTGGTAAAGGATAGCAGTGATGGTGTACCAGTGTCTGTTATTGCTATTGTAGGCATGGGTGGGGTTGGAAAAACCACTCTGGCCCGATCTGTGTTCAACGATGGCAATTTGAAGGAAATGTTGTTTGATTTAAATGCATGGGTTTGTGTTTCTGATCAATTTGATATTGTGAAGGTCACAAAAACTATGATAGAGCAAATTACGCAAGAGTCATGTAAATTGAATGATCTAAACATGCTTCAACTTGAATTGATGGACAagctgaaagataaaaaattcttaattgtCTTGGATGATGTATGGATCGAGGATGATGATAATTGGAGTAATCTTACAAAACCATTGTTGCGTGGAACAAGGGGAAGTAAAATTCTCTTTACAACCCGCAATGAAAATGTAGTGAATGTAGTCCCTTACCGTATTGTTCAAGTTTATCCTCTAAGTAAATTGTCAAATGAAGATTGTTGGCTAGTGTTAGCAAACCACGCATTTCCTCTCTCAGAATCAAGTGGGGAGAATAGAAGAGCTTTAGAAGAAATTGGAAGGGAGATTGTTAAAAAGTGTAATGGATTGCCTTTAGCAGCACGGTCACTCGGAGGTATGTTGAGGAGAGAGCATGCTATTAGGGTTTGGAATAATACACTTGAAAGTGACATTTGGAAACTGTCTGAAAGTCAGTGTAAAGTTATTCCAGCCTTGAGAATTAGTTATCAATATCTCCCTCCACATCTGAAACGGTGCTTTGTTTATTGTTCGTTATACCCCAAAGATTATGAATTTCAAAAGAATGACTTGATCTTGTTGTGGATGGCGGAAGATCTTTTGAAGCTTCCAAACAAAGGAAAGGCATTAGAAATTGGTTATGAGTATTTTGATGATTTAGTTTCTAGATCATTTTTTCAACGTTCAAGTAATCGAACTCGGGGCAATTATTTTGTAATGCATGACCTCGTGCATGATCTAGCATTATACCTTGGTGGAGAATTCTATTTCAGATCGGAAGAACTTGGAAAAGAAACCAAGATTGGTATGAAGACTCGTCATTTGTCAGTTACAAAGTTCAGTGATCCAATCTCAGATATTGAAGTTTTTAACAAACTACAATCTTTGAGAACTTTCTTGGCAATTGATTTTAAAGATTCCCCGTTCAGCAATGAAAATGCACCATGTATTGTAGTGTCGAAGCTTAAGTGTTTGAGAGTTTTATCATTTTGTCGCTTTACAAAGCTGGATGTTTTGCCTGATTCAATAGGTATATTGATCCACTTGCGTTATTTAAATCTCTCTCGTACAAGTATAAAAACACTGCCGGAGTCATTGTGTAATTTGTATAATCTACAAACTCTGGTGTTGTCTGAGTGCCACAATTTGACCAGGTTGCTTACTGACATGCAAAATCTTGTAAACTTGTGTCATCTTCATATTGATGATACTCGTATAAGAGAGATGCCTAGAGGAATGGGAATGTTAAGTCATTTGCAGCATTTGGATTTCTTTATTGTGGGCAAGGATAAAGAGAACGGAATCAAAGAACTGGGGACACTTTCAAATCTTCATGGTTCGCTTTCTATTAAGAATTTGGAGAATGTAACCAGAAGCAATGAAGCATTGAAGGCTAGGATGATGGATAAGAAGCACATTAATCATTTATCCTTGGGATGGTCTAATGGCACCGACTTCCAAACTGAATTAGATGTACTGTGCAAATTAAAACCTCACCCAGGCCTGGAATCTCTAACAATACGGCGCTATCATGGAACCATATTTCCAGATTGGGTGGGAAATTTTTCCTACCACAACATGACATGTCTACGTTTATTTGACTGTAATAACTGTTGTGTGCTTCCTTCGCTTGGGCAACTACCGTCTCTTAAGGAGCTCTATATTTCATACTTGAATTCAGTGAAGACTGTTGATGCAGGGTTTTACAACAATGAAGATTGTCCTTCTGTGACTCCCTTTTCTTCCCTTGAAACTCTAGAAATTAAACGCATGTGTTGCTGGGAGTTGTGGAGTATCCCTGAGTCAGACGCCTTTCCTCTACTCAAGTCTCTTACAATAGAGGATTGCCCCAAACTAAGGGGAGATTTGCCAAATCACCTTCCTGCTCTGGAAACACTTACAATTACATATTGCGAGCTTCTTGTCTCTTCTCTCCCTAGGGCTCCCACCCTTAAGAGATTAGAAGTAGAAGGAAGCCAAGTGGTGGAGTCCATGATTAAGGCCATCACCAGCATTGAGCCAACTTGCCTCCAACATTTAAAATTGAGTCATTGTTCGTCAGCCATATCATTTCCAGGTGGTCGTCTGCCTGCATCTCTGAAGGCTCTGGATATCAGCAATCTTAAAAATCTGGAATTGCCGACCCAACACAAGCACGAGTTACTGGAATCACTGGTCCTAGATAATAGTTGTTATTTTCTCAGGTCTCTTCCATTGGTTACTTTTCCAAATCTCAAACGTCTCGAAATCAGATACTGTAAACATCTGAAATCTCTTTTGGTTTCAGGGGCAGAGTCATTTAAGAGTCTGTGTTCTTTGAGCATTTACGAATGCCCCAACTTTGTATCATTCTGTAAAAAAGGATTGCCTGCGCCCAATTTGACTCGAATTGAAGTTGGGCATTGCGACAAGTTGAAGTCATTACCTGACAAAATAAGTAGTCTTCTCCCAAAGTTAGAATATCTCCAAATATCCAACTGCCCAGAAATTGAGTCGTTTCCAGAAGGGGGTATGCCACCTAACCTGAGAACAGTTTGGATTGGGTATTGTGAGAAACTACTGAGCGGCCTAGCATGGCCATCCATGGGCATGCTTACTGATCTCACTGTTTTGGGTCCATGTGGCGGCATCAAGTCCTTCCCTAAGGAGGGTTTGCTGCCTCCCTCCCTTACGTCTTTGAAGCTATATTACTTGTCAAATCTGGAGATGTTGGACTGCACGGGGCTTCTCCATCTCACATCCCTGCAAGAATTAACCATAAAGGGATGTCCTTTGCTGGAGAATATGGTGGGAGAAATGCTTCCTGTCTCTCTAATAAAATTAACCATAGAGAGATGTCCTTTGCTGGAAAAACAATGCCGCAGGAAGCACCCTCAAATTTGGCCTAAAATATCCCACATCCATCACATTAAAGTTGACAATAGATGGATTTAG